Below is a window of Ctenopharyngodon idella isolate HZGC_01 chromosome 7, HZGC01, whole genome shotgun sequence DNA.
CTTTTCTCcctaaaacaaaaccaaatgttAGAGCAAGTTTTGCCTTTAACAAATGCAGCTAATTAAGTGCAGAGCTACAGATCTGTAATACCTTGAAACTTATGACAATTGTTTTAATGACACATTTAGGCCATTGGTCTTCTAACATTTATGGCTAGCTATTTAAGCTAATTAAAACACAAGACTTACAGTTAAATGTAAATCATCAGTCACCACTGAAGCACAACCTGTAGTTTTCTTTGAAAGAATCCAGTCATCACCGGTGTGCAGTGAATCTTGGGATAGGCTGGGCTGTGAAGGATCCACTCGTTCTGTCCTTCACGGCCCGGGGAAAGAAGGACGCATTTATAGGCCGTATTCGAAGAAGCCTTTGAAATAGGAAAGCCTTCGTCACGCCGCTGTGACGCATTCGTTCTTTGAATACaaccttcgaaggatgcagtaTCTGAATTGAGACACAGCTTATGTATCctcaaaatgtttgaaatatgatttaaaCCATGTTGGATTTTGTGATATAATGATGTTCTGATGTTGGGAAACAGTCAAGGGATCAGATTGCTGGTTGTACATGAGTTTAtttgagctgctgttgttgaCACGTTCTTTTATGTTTAGCACAAAAGAATTAGATATTTTATACCCAACCTTCACTCCTTCatgaatgaaatatattttatttagctgaGGCACATAATGTTGGTGCTCATTGATTCACATTCATCCAGTCATTTCTAATATAAAGTCATGATTAACACATGAAACTCAATATAAGAGAGAGAAGTAGCCACAACAGCATACAGAGatccttaaaacacaaatgaggaATTAAAAAACTCACACCATCTTCAGTTACATGAATTATATCATGACaaaatagaaagaaaacagtataaacatacagtataatgatgAGTATATGATGCCCTTTGACCCCTCACAAAATTCGATTAACTCTGAAGTTAGTAAATCACACAAAACGAGACAGAAAGAGTTTGTGAAAGCAAACAGCAGTTCTGGATGTTGAGGCTCTTAACAATTAACAACTGAACAACAAACGTCAATATTTGAAACTGTTTATTTAGACTTACATGATACCCTACTGTGTAAgtctctttttattttattgtataacCATACAGACACAggttcatgggttcacagagatcatagtggcaaaccattaaaatgttgaaatgtttcaaaaaagccttgtttactgaaatcacgtgactttagcagtttgatacacgtgCTGAATGATTCACAACAAACCAAGTGATGAATGAAACTGAAGTTAAAGGAAGTGAACACACAAGCATTTGTTATCTTACATGAAATGTATGTGTATCCATTCACTCTTCATAtctgctgcagatgaagttgAGTTTGTGAGTTTCAGGACGGCTGATCCAGCGCTGATCTCCTCCAGACTGAACTGCTCCAGATCTCACTGTACGCTCACACTCTTCCTCTCCTGTGCCGTTCCCTGGAGCCCAGTTCTGATAGCACACGGTCTGTCCGCTCACCCAGAACCAGAGGCCCACAGTGCAGGAGTGACGTAAACCCAACCACACCTCCTCAGTAGACGCCTGTTTAACCACATTCATCACACGACGCTGAATCTCTTCTGAATGAACCGAGACCAGATCCGTatgattctgtctgcagtatctCAGAGCTTCAGACCACGTCAGATACTCTTTGATCAGAATCAGTTTATCTggacacaaaacaaaccacaagcagaaactagagagagactgatcaaaaacaacatgcagaacAAACACTGTGGAGGAATTTGTCATGTCAGACATGTAGTGTGAACTTTAAGATATCTGGAGGTGATGGATGGATTGTGAGTGTTTTGTGAGGATCTGCTCACCTTCATGACACACAAAAGGATGTTGTTTGCTGCAAGGGTCGTCATTCCATTGTCCTTGAACGTTCGGATAAATCTCTACACAGTTTTGATTTCCTCCATCATTATTAGGTTCACCAGACTTCCAGTATCTGAATGAGGAGTTACTCTGATCTGACCACTGCCATGAGTCTCTGAACAGACCGATCCAGACATATGATTCAGATGAATGATGATCACTAATGAACTTCTGAAGCTGTTGACTCTCATTCTGGTTCCTcacactgaccagatcaatgtgattctgtctgcagtaaCTCTGAGCGTCTCTCCAATTCTTCGTCTGATTGACAAAGACGAGTCCTGTGTTCgctttaagaaaaacaaatggaaacagATTCATGAATCAGTTTGTTCATTATTCTTATGCTGCTTTATGGTTTGGATGTGAATAAGAGCAGCAGTGGAAACATCAGAAACACGTGTCATTCAAAGACTGTTTCTACAGCTgatgatatattaaatattcacaatatattcaTGATGATTTTGCTGATATAACATTAAGTATAATTTGTGATCATTTTATTGAAACTTTATATTTCTTCATTATGTTtccttaaacattttaatacttGATTCAGACACAAAGATCTGAATGAGAGAAACATCAAACAGATGAAGATGTTTCACTGCAGCTGAATATATTTGTGAACTAGTCCTTAGAAATATGTCAGTAAAAAGTTTACTAAAAATGTTGGATTGTAGACAAATGAATATTGttgcaatattaatattaatgttagtgtttgtcttgtttctagtctgattgattttaagttgtaatgGACAATGTGAGTTCATTTAAAGTTCATCTAAGAATGACGTTTTTACAGGTTTGTGTTGAGATCCTGAAAGGTGAATGAATCAAGCTCTCCCTtatggaaataaaatacatgcaatacaattcatatatttttgatcaatatattaaatggtttaaatatattgaaaaatatacagaatGATACATTGTGgtaatacattacaatatattaaataacacaTAAGGAATTGCCGCTTTTCATGAATTgttatatttcagtttattcTTTTCATAATGGAAATCTCACAGCTCAAGACGTTCAGAAGGTTTATCACATACTCTGTAACTAATGATCACAAATTCatgtctaaaatgttttattcgTTTCAAACATCtacttaaaaaaagttacttttgaGAATTGGCCGAGaatctccgcaaactcatagaaaataaccaaaacaatccaagggtcttgtttagtacagtggctagattaacaaataaacagacatcaccagaacaaaacatttcattacagtttagtagcgatgactttatgaatttctttactgaaaaaatcgaaagcatcagaaatacggttgtaaatgtacaacccttgacagagatttatgattcagcctcaattatcgtccctcaagaacagttgcagtgctttacaactataggacaggaagagctaaataaacttatcacagcgtctaaaccaacaacatgtttattagatccaatacccactaaactactgaaagaattgttacctgtagcagaagagcctcttctcaatattattaactcgtctttatctctaggtcacgttccaagaccgttcaagttagcagttattaagcctctcattaagaaaccacaattagatccaaatgtattggcaaattacagacccatttcaaatcttccatttatatcgaaaatattagaaaaagtggtgtcggtccaattgtgctccttcctgcaaaaaaatgctatctatgaaaaatttcagtcaggattcaggtctcatcatagcacagaaactgcgctcgttaaaattacaaatgacttacttctagcgtctgaccaaggctgtatctcaatactagtgttacttgatctcagtgctgcgttcgacactatagatcataaaatactcctagatcgactacagaattacattggtatccagggacaggcattacggtggtttaggtcgtatctatcagaccgtcacaattttgtctatttaaacggggaaaaatctaagataacgatagtaaattatggagtgcctcaaggatctgtgttaggccctctgctattttcaatatacatgctgccacttggtaatattataagaagacatggaattagtttccactgctatgccgatgatactcaattatatatttcaacacaaccagatgaaaactctaaatgaTCCAagctgacagagtgtgttaaagaagtaaaacattggatgactagtaattttcttctattaaattcagatgagactgaagtattacttattgggccaaaaacctgtacacagaatctctcagactacaatctgcatttagaaggatgtactgttactccatcctcgacagttaaagacctgggtgttatattagacagcaacttgtcctttgaaaatcatatttcatatgttacaaaaacagccttcttccacctcagaaacattgctaagatacggaacatgttatctgtttctgatgcagaaaagttagttcatgacgtctagactagattactgtaatgcattactagctggttgtcctgcttcctcaataaacaagctacaattagtacaaaatgcagctgctagagttcttaccaggtcaagaaaatatgatcatataacaccaattttatcatctcttcactggttacctattaagttccgtatcgattataaagtactgctaatgacctataagactctaaatggtttagctcctgtgtacttaaccgatcttttatcgccctacaatccttcacgctctttaagatcacaaaactctggacttctggttgtacctaggatagctaagtcctctaaaggagggagagcgttttcacatttggctcctaaactctggaatagccttcctgataatgttcggggctcagactcgctcacccagtttaaatctagattaaagacacatctcttcagccaagcattcacataatccatctcatatcagatcaattgcacatgactatctttgcttaatgttatgaacagcagctatgctaattattctccatttgcttttctgttttacctcgggacgcctgtcccgaggtgactagagagtacatcagtttcagtttggatccagcctcttaagaagacctcagatgactaaaactttggaagagacggcgccaactcctgcgatgacttcagaagatgcaacatctggatcaacacgcacattcacattctataaatcctaattattgttaatatgtaattcatttttccaggagctctttgcttctaccttcaattaaattgctaacagtgattgtatattaatcgcctaaattattacattattaggtaactgcagtctccaaattgtaatgttgacatgcattctctgtaaagctgctttgaaacgatatgtattgtgaaaagcgctatacaaataaatgtgaattgaattgaattgaattacaatctccaaaataaaaattaaaatatttaaaaagtgaacAGAATAAAATCACACTGACGTGTATTAAGACAATAACTGAACTGAAGagttttgttcataaatatTAAGATGTGACAGGTTGTCTGTTGCATATTGAAATTTTATCCATTGATTAATACCTTACAATTTATGTTAGTCAAAACAATGCTTTGATATTCTTGTATTCATTCTTTACAATA
It encodes the following:
- the LOC127516589 gene encoding macrophage mannose receptor 1-like, coding for MEQTLYFILLLIALCSVSECVQRQYHFINVRKTWTEAQRYCREKYTDLATVDNMNDMNELNKSVNDGHVWIGLERKWQWSSGDPALYLNWAPGQPDGREEMCVMMRNGQWHDGSCSNSLTFICSSSNNTNTGLVFVNQTKNWRDAQSYCRQNHIDLVSVRNQNESQQLQKFISDHHSSESYVWIGLFRDSWQWSDQSNSSFRYWKSGEPNNDGGNQNCVEIYPNVQGQWNDDPCSKQHPFVCHEDKLILIKEYLTWSEALRYCRQNHTDLVSVHSEEIQRRVMNVVKQASTEEVWLGLRHSCTVGLWFWVSGQTVCYQNWAPGNGTGEEECERTVRSGAVQSGGDQRWISRPETHKLNFICSRYEE